One Nostoc punctiforme PCC 73102 DNA window includes the following coding sequences:
- a CDS encoding Nif11-like leader peptide family natural product precursor yields MSKEAVIKLIEVAESNPTLLKQLHNAQGPETVLAIGAERGFQFSEAELIAVMQEKQLSFASQELSEEQLEAIVGGKGKKTTNNDYSKNIQYGIQP; encoded by the coding sequence ATGTCGAAAGAAGCAGTCATCAAACTAATCGAAGTCGCTGAAAGCAACCCAACTTTGCTTAAGCAACTCCATAACGCTCAAGGGCCAGAAACAGTATTGGCAATTGGTGCAGAAAGAGGTTTTCAATTTAGCGAAGCAGAACTAATAGCAGTGATGCAAGAAAAGCAACTTTCTTTTGCCTCTCAAGAATTGTCCGAAGAACAGTTAGAAGCTATAGTAGGCGGTAAGGGAAAGAAAACTACTAATAACGATTACAGCAAGAATATTCAGTATGGAATTCAGCCATAA
- a CDS encoding Nif11-like leader peptide family natural product precursor — MSKESVIKLIEAAESNPTLLKQLHNAQGPETVLAIGAERGFQFSEAELVAVMQEKQLSFASQELSQEQLEAVVGGKGKKTTNNDYSKNIQYGLQP; from the coding sequence ATGTCAAAAGAATCAGTCATCAAACTAATCGAAGCCGCTGAAAGCAACCCAACTTTGCTTAAGCAACTCCATAACGCTCAAGGGCCAGAGACAGTGTTGGCAATCGGTGCAGAAAGAGGTTTTCAATTTAGTGAAGCAGAACTAGTAGCTGTTATGCAAGAAAAGCAACTTTCTTTTGCCTCTCAAGAGTTGTCTCAAGAACAGTTAGAAGCTGTAGTTGGTGGTAAAGGAAAGAAGACTACTAATAACGATTACAGCAAGAATATTCAGTATGGACTTCAACCATAA
- a CDS encoding Nif11-like leader peptide family natural product precursor: MSRESVIKLIESAENDQNLLKQLYSAQGPESILAIASTRGYKFSEEELLSVMQERQLSFSTDVLSGEELEAIAGGKGDVKATYNDASKTLYFPQKKK; the protein is encoded by the coding sequence ATGTCAAGAGAATCAGTCATCAAACTAATTGAATCTGCCGAAAATGACCAAAACTTGCTTAAGCAACTCTATAGCGCTCAAGGGCCAGAAAGTATCTTAGCTATTGCATCTACAAGAGGCTATAAATTTAGCGAAGAAGAACTATTGTCTGTCATGCAGGAGAGACAGCTTTCTTTTAGCACTGATGTGTTGTCTGGTGAAGAACTAGAGGCTATAGCTGGTGGTAAAGGTGATGTTAAAGCTACATATAATGATGCTAGCAAGACTTTGTATTTTCCACAAAAGAAAAAGTAG
- a CDS encoding GNAT family N-acetyltransferase has product MYTIARLHNFGCAFLYSPLTYPLYRSWLRTLTIKGNIIAIGASVADKPVGLALAEILRDGSAKLLSIFVDPNSRCLGIGTALVHSLEEELILRNCTSIEIVYIAGKSTSLALECLLKKCNWPSAKPRMLICKTTTNDMTNAPWMKLSRMPAAYEIFPWMEITFQERVALKKQQEEKRWMASDAIPFDYEQDLEPINSIGLRYKGEVVGWLITHRTAPDTIRYTCSYVRPDIQKMGRIIPLYIRATQLQMEAGISRGTWTVSLMHTSMIAFVKKHMGPYLISLEQSMESSKLLSHL; this is encoded by the coding sequence GTGTATACCATAGCCCGTCTTCACAATTTTGGCTGTGCATTTCTTTATAGTCCCCTGACTTATCCTCTTTATCGTTCTTGGTTGCGAACTCTAACCATAAAGGGAAATATAATAGCCATTGGTGCATCTGTTGCGGACAAGCCTGTTGGTTTAGCTTTAGCTGAGATATTAAGAGATGGTTCGGCAAAGTTGCTTTCTATTTTTGTGGATCCAAACTCTCGATGCTTGGGAATTGGCACAGCTTTAGTGCATAGCTTAGAAGAGGAGCTAATTTTAAGAAATTGCACGAGTATTGAAATAGTTTATATAGCTGGTAAATCGACTAGTCTAGCATTAGAATGTCTGCTTAAAAAGTGTAATTGGCCATCTGCAAAACCTCGGATGCTAATTTGTAAGACAACGACAAATGATATGACTAATGCACCTTGGATGAAGTTATCCAGAATGCCTGCTGCTTATGAAATTTTCCCTTGGATGGAAATTACTTTCCAAGAGCGCGTCGCCCTGAAAAAGCAACAAGAAGAAAAGCGGTGGATGGCATCTGATGCAATTCCTTTTGATTACGAACAGGATTTAGAACCTATCAATAGTATAGGATTGCGCTACAAAGGAGAGGTTGTTGGTTGGCTTATTACTCATCGTACTGCTCCTGACACTATCCGTTATACGTGTAGCTATGTCCGACCTGATATTCAAAAAATGGGTCGAATTATTCCTTTATATATCAGAGCGACTCAACTTCAGATGGAAGCTGGAATTAGTAGAGGAACTTGGACTGTTTCTCTTATGCATACCTCTATGATTGCTTTTGTGAAAAAGCACATGGGGCCATACTTGATATCTCTTGAACAGTCTATGGAATCATCTAAATTATTAAGTCATTTATAA
- a CDS encoding Pls/PosA family non-ribosomal peptide synthetase, whose product MDTKYRWSNTQNNTKIVNSINAKFDEFGSKQIPQRLHYFFENRCDIDANALAIVCETESLSYAELDARANQLANYFVHKGISQGDRVGILLERSVNTYITLLAILKSGAAFVPLDSSFPQDRIAFIAENASLNLLVSSTKLSELTVGVSCLVLMLDTVATDVAAQAKTRIELSDLEDELCYIIYTSGSTGRPKGVAVNHSNICSFITICTPIYGVKSWDRVYQGIIIAFDFSFEEIWPTLAVGATIIVGPTDHRKIGLDLADFLIEQKVTMLYCVPTLLATVDKDIPAIHTLIVGGEACSQDLVKRWSHSGRRMLNTYGPTETTITALWTELVPDKAVTIGKPLPDYSVYILDEHLQEVPLGEIGEICIGGIGVTQGYVNLPEQTASKFVTNPFEQSHKGEKIYRSGDLGRVTPDGEIEFLGRIDHQVKIRGYRLELTEIEAILLENQEIENAIVSLVSINDAVKELAAYITLHIPVTDPEALKYSLYTSLSSRLPSYMVPAFIDILDAIPTLPNGKADRSKLPTPITTRLKQNSGNYVPPATELEQELANTWGHIFGNNNISVEEDFFEDLGGHSLFAARTISNLRLNPILQSLSIADLYSHTTIRALANHIKGIQQQQSKPISQIYTKSHRTLRHHSNLRVWFYGGIQTLLLYLLFAILGVPLILVLANTHSWSSPLQICTRAILVSASWLLITLMLPIIAKWLLIGRFRPGRYPLWGWYYCRWWLVRKIIELAPLNYLAGSPLMPFYMRLLGARIGKGCHIGTKDLHLPDLIAIADEVSIGYSVQIQPFIIEDGWLYQSPIQIGANTFIDTNSVVMLGSSVGQGVQLAEQSLVAEDQTIPDYQTWAGSPSARTSDVDPIVTEISDRKTPSLKWSPVLWLGFVAGLVLLETLPLMIFTPGLVFEYFVSQGELLKELVYTPIAGLLYTLTACTLVALGKWLVMPTTRPGIFPEQSGFGLRKWLADKLIFTSLAVTNTLYATLYTAPWLRLLGAKIGPRSEVSTVSHIDPNLLTVGAESFVADFATIGPAKYYNGFISLGATKLGSRCFVGNAALVPGNTHLGDNSLIGVQSVPPTQPVKSGTSWLGSPAIFLPRRQQNECFDENVTFRPSMWLVAGRLAIEFVRIVLPPTLIYVLFIQNLLGTTWLMSVVSIPMQIALWPVIYLTSSLLLTILVAILKWITVGRYRPRVEPLWSNFVRRTELITGLYETVAVPFLLKWFTGTPLLAPLLRLFGAKIGRRVYMETTFLTEFDLVRVADDAAIANLTSLQTHLFEDRVMKMSKLRIGRGCSVGTRSVVLYDSEMEAGAKLDALSLVMKGEMLPFKSHWQGIPSRSVD is encoded by the coding sequence ATGGATACTAAATATCGTTGGTCAAACACACAAAATAATACCAAAATCGTCAATTCCATCAATGCTAAATTTGATGAATTTGGTAGTAAACAAATACCACAACGTCTACATTACTTTTTTGAAAATCGATGTGATATCGACGCTAATGCTCTTGCTATTGTCTGTGAAACAGAAAGCCTTAGCTATGCTGAACTTGATGCACGAGCTAACCAATTAGCCAACTACTTCGTGCATAAAGGTATCAGCCAAGGTGACAGAGTTGGTATTCTACTCGAACGCTCAGTTAACACCTATATAACTCTGCTGGCTATACTCAAGAGTGGTGCTGCTTTTGTACCTTTAGATTCGTCTTTTCCTCAAGATAGAATCGCCTTCATTGCTGAAAATGCATCCCTGAATTTGCTCGTTAGTAGCACAAAATTAAGTGAGCTAACTGTGGGAGTTTCCTGTCTGGTTTTGATGCTGGACACTGTAGCAACAGATGTTGCAGCCCAGGCAAAGACGCGGATTGAACTTTCAGATTTAGAAGATGAACTTTGTTACATTATCTACACTTCTGGTTCGACTGGTCGCCCCAAGGGTGTTGCTGTTAACCATTCAAATATATGCAGCTTTATCACTATATGTACGCCGATTTATGGTGTTAAGAGTTGGGATCGAGTTTATCAAGGCATAATTATCGCCTTTGATTTCTCTTTCGAAGAGATTTGGCCGACCTTGGCTGTTGGAGCAACGATTATTGTCGGGCCAACAGATCATCGAAAAATAGGTTTAGACCTTGCTGATTTTCTGATTGAGCAGAAAGTGACAATGCTTTACTGTGTCCCTACGCTACTGGCTACAGTAGATAAGGATATACCTGCAATACATACCTTGATAGTTGGTGGTGAAGCCTGTTCCCAGGATTTAGTCAAGCGTTGGAGTCATTCTGGTCGGCGGATGCTCAATACTTATGGGCCAACAGAGACGACGATTACTGCTCTCTGGACTGAGCTAGTACCAGACAAAGCGGTGACTATTGGTAAACCATTACCGGATTACAGCGTTTATATTTTAGATGAGCATCTGCAAGAAGTACCACTAGGTGAGATTGGGGAAATCTGCATAGGTGGAATTGGTGTCACCCAAGGTTATGTTAATCTTCCAGAACAAACTGCTTCTAAGTTTGTTACAAATCCCTTTGAGCAAAGTCATAAGGGAGAAAAAATATATCGTAGTGGCGATCTCGGTCGGGTAACACCGGACGGCGAAATAGAATTTCTGGGCCGGATCGATCATCAAGTAAAGATACGCGGTTATCGGCTTGAACTTACAGAAATTGAGGCGATTTTACTAGAGAATCAGGAAATTGAGAATGCTATTGTTTCACTTGTATCTATTAATGATGCAGTCAAAGAATTAGCAGCTTATATTACATTACATATTCCTGTTACTGACCCCGAAGCTCTGAAATATAGCCTGTATACATCATTAAGTAGCCGTTTGCCTAGTTACATGGTGCCAGCATTCATTGATATTTTGGATGCCATTCCCACGCTACCAAATGGAAAAGCAGATCGTTCTAAGCTACCTACACCAATTACTACACGGCTCAAGCAAAATTCTGGTAATTATGTACCGCCAGCTACAGAACTTGAGCAAGAACTAGCTAATACTTGGGGTCATATTTTCGGGAACAACAATATCTCAGTTGAGGAAGACTTCTTTGAGGATCTTGGTGGTCATTCGTTATTTGCGGCTCGAACCATCTCTAATTTAAGACTCAACCCAATATTGCAGTCCCTTTCTATTGCTGATTTGTACTCCCATACAACTATCCGGGCTTTAGCGAACCACATCAAGGGTATTCAGCAACAGCAAAGTAAGCCAATTTCTCAGATATATACCAAGTCACATCGGACACTGCGACATCATAGCAACCTACGGGTGTGGTTCTACGGAGGTATACAGACATTATTGCTCTATCTGCTGTTTGCTATTCTTGGAGTTCCATTGATATTGGTGTTAGCAAATACTCATAGCTGGTCATCACCACTCCAGATTTGTACTAGAGCTATTCTGGTTTCAGCTAGTTGGTTATTGATTACCTTAATGCTGCCAATAATAGCGAAATGGCTGCTTATCGGTCGGTTCCGCCCTGGTCGTTATCCATTGTGGGGTTGGTATTATTGCCGTTGGTGGTTGGTAAGAAAGATTATAGAACTAGCACCACTCAATTATTTGGCAGGTTCGCCCTTAATGCCTTTTTATATGCGGTTGCTGGGCGCACGCATTGGTAAAGGATGTCACATTGGGACTAAAGACTTACATCTACCTGATTTGATTGCGATCGCAGACGAAGTGAGCATCGGCTACAGTGTTCAAATACAACCTTTTATTATTGAGGATGGTTGGCTGTATCAATCACCTATCCAAATTGGTGCTAATACCTTTATCGATACTAACTCAGTAGTCATGCTTGGTAGTAGTGTTGGTCAGGGAGTGCAGCTAGCTGAACAGTCTTTGGTGGCGGAAGATCAAACAATTCCAGATTATCAGACTTGGGCGGGGTCGCCTTCTGCACGCACCAGTGATGTCGATCCGATTGTTACCGAAATTAGCGATCGCAAAACACCTTCTCTCAAGTGGTCGCCAGTATTGTGGCTAGGTTTTGTGGCTGGACTTGTTCTGCTTGAGACTTTGCCGTTGATGATTTTTACTCCAGGCTTAGTATTTGAGTACTTTGTATCCCAAGGGGAACTGCTCAAAGAACTTGTATATACACCGATTGCAGGTCTGTTGTATACACTTACCGCCTGTACGTTAGTCGCCCTTGGTAAGTGGTTAGTTATGCCAACTACCCGCCCCGGAATTTTTCCTGAGCAATCTGGTTTTGGTTTGCGTAAGTGGCTGGCTGACAAGCTAATATTTACCAGTTTAGCAGTGACTAACACCCTCTACGCTACGCTTTATACAGCGCCTTGGCTGCGTTTGTTGGGAGCTAAAATCGGGCCAAGGTCAGAAGTTTCGACGGTATCGCACATCGATCCTAATTTGCTGACGGTGGGTGCTGAAAGTTTTGTTGCCGATTTTGCCACAATTGGGCCAGCGAAATACTACAACGGTTTCATCTCATTGGGAGCGACTAAACTTGGTAGTCGTTGCTTTGTGGGTAATGCGGCTCTCGTACCGGGAAATACACATCTCGGCGATAATAGTTTGATTGGTGTGCAATCTGTACCACCCACTCAGCCTGTGAAATCTGGTACATCATGGCTTGGTTCGCCAGCAATTTTTCTACCACGCCGTCAGCAAAACGAATGCTTTGATGAAAACGTGACTTTCCGACCATCTATGTGGCTAGTCGCTGGTCGTCTAGCGATCGAGTTTGTGCGAATTGTCTTACCACCGACACTGATCTATGTCCTGTTTATTCAGAACCTTTTAGGGACAACTTGGTTAATGTCAGTAGTATCAATACCAATGCAAATAGCTCTATGGCCAGTAATTTATTTGACCTCTTCGCTGCTATTAACTATATTGGTCGCAATCTTGAAATGGATTACAGTTGGGCGTTATCGACCCCGTGTAGAGCCACTTTGGTCTAACTTTGTCCGACGCACAGAGTTAATTACTGGGTTATATGAAACTGTAGCTGTACCATTTTTACTCAAGTGGTTTACTGGTACACCACTGCTAGCACCGCTTTTGCGCCTGTTTGGTGCCAAGATTGGCCGGCGAGTTTATATGGAGACGACATTCCTAACGGAGTTTGACTTAGTTCGCGTTGCAGATGATGCTGCGATCGCTAATTTAACATCACTTCAAACCCACTTGTTTGAAGATCGAGTGATGAAAATGTCCAAGTTAAGGATTGGTCGGGGTTGTAGTGTTGGCACTCGTTCTGTAGTTTTATACGACTCCGAGATGGAAGCTGGTGCAAAACTGGATGCTCTATCTCTGGTCATGAAGGGCGAAATGTTGCCATTTAAGAGCCACTGGCAAGGGATTCCATCTCGCTCAGTTGACTAG
- a CDS encoding NHLP bacteriocin system secretion protein: MSVSHKEKEKNKLFRQESLERLSSPERLDQLMRVVDPKSWIPLATLGSLSIVALVWSIFGRIPITVDGVGVLVYPSTVVPLQSRFSGQLVALKIKQGDVVKKGDILATLDQVDLREQLQLVRGKFKQLQMQNHEVKLLQIKRRDGEIKTIQEQRETLDQRLQMMQNLTPLLKDKGLISIQVERQNQTQRLQTLQGLIPTYKMRLKNRQMLFEEGAIPDDTLLQSRQEYLDNMASIEEVKSQLKQLDVKEAEALQQYLSNLNEIKNIKAQLQSLKSQKTSSDQQNLESSTSRKKEIQDVQRDITRLEQQINTNSQIVSQHSGRILEVTINPGQVIQEGTRIANINTENRPEKLVGVTYFPVGDGKKIQSGMKIQITPQTVKRERFGGIVGTVTDVSPFPITTEAAANVVGNPQIIAGLVSEKQPVVIQVSANLEPDSQTFSHYKWSSSQGPNMTISAGTTTSVRVKVEERAPITFIFPILRSVSGIY; the protein is encoded by the coding sequence ATGAGCGTTTCACACAAGGAAAAGGAAAAAAATAAACTCTTCCGCCAAGAGTCTTTAGAGCGTTTATCTTCTCCTGAAAGACTAGACCAACTTATGCGTGTAGTCGATCCAAAAAGTTGGATACCTCTAGCCACTTTGGGATCTCTATCAATAGTTGCTCTAGTTTGGAGTATTTTTGGACGTATTCCTATTACAGTCGATGGGGTAGGAGTTCTAGTTTATCCTAGTACAGTTGTTCCTCTCCAGTCGAGATTTTCGGGGCAATTGGTGGCTTTGAAAATCAAACAAGGAGATGTCGTCAAAAAGGGCGATATTTTAGCAACACTCGATCAAGTGGATCTCCGCGAACAGCTACAACTTGTACGAGGAAAATTCAAACAGTTGCAGATGCAAAACCACGAAGTTAAGTTACTGCAAATAAAGCGCAGAGATGGAGAGATTAAAACAATTCAAGAACAACGAGAAACTCTCGATCAAAGGCTGCAAATGATGCAGAATTTGACTCCACTTTTAAAAGATAAAGGTTTGATATCAATACAGGTAGAGCGGCAAAATCAAACACAACGTTTGCAAACGCTTCAAGGGCTAATTCCTACATATAAAATGCGATTAAAAAATCGTCAAATGTTGTTTGAAGAAGGCGCAATACCTGACGATACATTACTACAATCACGGCAAGAATACTTAGATAACATGGCTAGCATCGAAGAGGTAAAATCTCAGTTAAAGCAACTCGATGTCAAAGAAGCAGAAGCTCTACAACAATATTTATCCAACTTGAATGAAATTAAAAATATCAAAGCTCAACTACAATCGCTCAAGAGTCAAAAAACAAGTTCAGATCAACAAAACCTAGAATCTTCAACGTCAAGAAAAAAAGAAATTCAAGATGTTCAGCGAGATATTACCCGCCTTGAACAACAAATAAATACTAATAGTCAGATTGTCAGTCAACATTCGGGCCGGATTCTCGAAGTTACTATTAATCCAGGTCAAGTTATTCAGGAAGGAACTCGCATTGCCAATATTAATACAGAAAATCGACCGGAAAAGCTAGTGGGTGTCACTTATTTTCCTGTTGGAGATGGCAAAAAAATTCAATCGGGGATGAAGATTCAAATCACGCCCCAAACTGTTAAGCGAGAACGTTTTGGTGGTATTGTCGGAACAGTTACAGATGTCTCTCCGTTTCCCATCACTACTGAGGCGGCTGCAAATGTGGTAGGCAATCCGCAAATAATTGCGGGGCTAGTCTCTGAAAAGCAACCGGTTGTGATCCAAGTATCTGCAAATCTAGAGCCGGACTCTCAAACTTTTAGTCATTATAAATGGTCTTCATCTCAAGGGCCCAATATGACTATTTCTGCGGGAACTACGACATCTGTTCGAGTCAAGGTGGAAGAAAGAGCGCCAATTACGTTTATCTTTCCAATTTTGAGGTCTGTCAGTGGTATCTACTAA
- a CDS encoding NHLP family bacteriocin export ABC transporter peptidase/permease/ATPase subunit — translation MVSTNPTLTTPINLGLYLQRLLSKGRKRVKTPTLLQMEAVECGAAALGIILSHYGRIVPLPELRQECGVSRDGSKASNVLKAARNYGLEAKGLKQDLGQLQELNLPYIVFWQFNHFLVLEGFSGQRVYLNDPASGPRTVSLEEFDEGYTGVVLVMEPGAEFAKGGRKANTLFSLRSRLKGAVGALIYCTVAGFFLTLAGLVEPVFSQVFVDEILIEGRQAWLRPLLLGMVITAVFQGGLTLLRLRYLRRLKIKLSVGMSGGFLWHILRLPMSFYAQRFAGEISDRTRLNDQVAEVLSGQLATTVIDTVMVIFYILVMFQYDEILTSIVVGFAAINILTLRWISRQRIDASQRLMQEYGKAAGASIAGLQYIETLKASGVESDFFSKWSGYYTKAINSQQELGVANQIFSGLPVLLTSLSSALLLVIGGWRVIEGNLSIGMLIAFQAIVQNFQEPVNNLVGFAGTLQELEGNLIRLDDILNNPTDNQIENSNNSLLSVQQDRDIARLQGYIELRNLTFGYSRLDSPLIENFNLSVQPGQRVALVGGSGSGKSTIAKLVTGLYESWSGEIRFDDRLREEIAQEILTNSIALVEQDILLFSGTVKDNLTLWDTTVPDKNLRQACQDAAIEDVVNSLAGAYNSELIEGGTNLSGGQRQRLEIARALAQNPSILVMDEATSALDSEAEKIIDQNLRRRGCTCLIVAHRLSTIRDCDEIIVLERGKVVQRGTHEELWQVEGVYSRLIRSEGEALEEIKNG, via the coding sequence GTGGTATCTACTAATCCTACACTCACAACACCAATTAATCTTGGGCTGTACTTGCAACGACTGCTGTCGAAAGGCCGCAAGCGAGTTAAAACTCCGACACTTTTGCAAATGGAGGCTGTTGAGTGCGGTGCCGCAGCATTAGGAATTATTCTCAGTCACTATGGTCGGATTGTTCCTTTACCTGAGTTGCGTCAAGAATGCGGAGTTTCCCGCGATGGTAGTAAAGCTTCTAATGTACTCAAAGCAGCAAGAAATTATGGACTTGAAGCCAAGGGTTTAAAACAAGACCTGGGACAATTACAAGAGCTAAATCTTCCTTATATTGTGTTTTGGCAATTTAACCACTTTTTGGTGTTGGAAGGATTTAGTGGACAGCGAGTTTATCTCAACGACCCTGCTAGCGGGCCGCGAACGGTATCTTTAGAAGAGTTTGATGAGGGATATACCGGAGTGGTACTGGTTATGGAACCGGGGGCGGAGTTCGCTAAAGGTGGTCGCAAAGCTAACACGCTTTTTTCGTTGCGATCGCGCCTCAAGGGTGCTGTTGGTGCTTTAATTTACTGTACAGTCGCAGGTTTCTTTCTCACCCTGGCGGGATTAGTAGAACCCGTATTCAGCCAAGTATTTGTCGATGAAATCTTAATTGAGGGAAGACAGGCTTGGTTACGCCCGCTACTTCTGGGCATGGTAATTACCGCAGTTTTTCAAGGTGGATTAACCCTACTCCGATTACGGTACTTGCGTCGCTTGAAAATTAAGCTATCTGTAGGAATGTCTGGTGGCTTTCTCTGGCATATTCTCCGCTTACCGATGAGTTTTTACGCTCAAAGATTTGCTGGAGAAATTAGCGATCGCACTCGTCTTAATGACCAAGTTGCAGAGGTTCTCTCAGGACAACTGGCAACTACTGTGATTGATACAGTAATGGTCATCTTCTACATCCTAGTCATGTTTCAATATGATGAAATACTGACTTCTATCGTAGTTGGATTTGCTGCCATTAATATCTTGACCTTGCGCTGGATTTCTCGACAACGCATAGATGCAAGTCAGCGATTGATGCAAGAATACGGTAAAGCGGCTGGTGCATCGATTGCCGGACTGCAATATATTGAAACTTTGAAGGCATCGGGAGTAGAGTCAGATTTCTTCTCTAAATGGTCTGGTTACTATACTAAAGCAATTAATTCTCAGCAGGAATTGGGAGTCGCTAACCAAATTTTTTCAGGTTTACCTGTGTTGTTAACTTCCCTTTCATCAGCTTTATTACTGGTTATCGGTGGCTGGCGAGTTATTGAAGGAAATCTCAGCATTGGAATGCTCATTGCTTTTCAAGCGATCGTTCAGAATTTTCAAGAACCTGTTAACAATTTGGTTGGCTTTGCTGGCACTCTTCAAGAGCTAGAAGGAAATTTAATCCGTTTGGATGATATATTAAATAACCCAACTGACAATCAAATAGAAAATAGCAATAATTCGTTGTTATCTGTGCAGCAGGATCGAGATATTGCTCGGCTTCAAGGGTATATCGAATTACGCAACTTGACCTTTGGCTATAGCCGTTTAGACTCTCCCCTGATTGAAAATTTTAATTTATCAGTTCAACCAGGACAACGGGTTGCTTTAGTCGGTGGGAGTGGTTCTGGCAAGTCAACGATTGCCAAACTTGTTACAGGACTATACGAATCGTGGTCTGGAGAAATTCGCTTTGATGACCGATTAAGAGAAGAAATTGCACAGGAAATATTAACTAATTCCATCGCCTTAGTGGAGCAAGATATCTTGCTATTTTCGGGAACCGTCAAGGATAATTTAACTTTATGGGATACTACAGTTCCCGATAAAAATTTAAGACAAGCTTGCCAAGATGCTGCTATTGAAGATGTAGTGAATTCTCTAGCTGGAGCATATAATTCTGAATTGATAGAAGGAGGTACAAATTTAAGTGGTGGCCAACGGCAACGCCTAGAAATTGCCCGCGCCTTAGCGCAGAATCCTTCTATTCTGGTTATGGATGAAGCTACCAGCGCGTTGGATTCAGAGGCAGAAAAGATTATCGATCAAAATCTCCGCCGACGGGGTTGTACTTGTCTAATTGTTGCTCATCGCTTGAGTACTATCCGTGATTGCGATGAAATTATTGTCTTAGAACGCGGCAAGGTTGTGCAAAGAGGTACTCATGAAGAGTTGTGGCAAGTAGAAGGGGTATACTCGCGGCTGATTAGAAGTGAAGGAGAAGCTCTTGAGGAGATAAAAAATGGTTAA